A region of Pseudomonas putida DNA encodes the following proteins:
- a CDS encoding helix-turn-helix transcriptional regulator: protein MDSSFIIARLGQQVRQRRLNRGFTQAKLAALAGVTRQKVIAIERGDPSVGMAAYARVVGALDCEFALEPAAMPTLDEIQGVFD from the coding sequence ATGGATTCTTCTTTTATCATCGCACGCCTTGGTCAGCAGGTTCGCCAGCGCCGTCTGAATCGCGGGTTCACTCAAGCCAAACTGGCGGCGTTGGCCGGCGTTACTCGGCAGAAGGTTATCGCAATCGAGCGAGGCGACCCCTCTGTAGGGATGGCTGCTTATGCTCGAGTGGTGGGCGCCTTGGACTGCGAATTCGCGCTAGAACCTGCGGCCATGCCAACGTTGGATGAGATTCAGGGAGTGTTCGACTGA
- a CDS encoding ankyrin repeat domain-containing protein — protein MKKRFVLCALASALAGCNSEYNFDEVTSYTGNVGSPHALYLERKSGERLNGTVVHKVGDRVLQSFKVEDGKVVGEWKEFDQDGKLLVEGQLQDGAFVGPKKTWCKGEFADHLETVLTLEGGRRSEQSYDCATGLQVGDSTQIPTVDFRKGAIRVGTQREWRVVNGEQKLTLLETFASDGSGKLDGLVEHYDYQGVLKDRATYKAGELDGVRETWTSFTDGTSVPATKVTYSAGKKNGLYEVYFVRGWPAGTVSEKGSYKDDEQAGVWVNYQPGSAQVRDLDSPPDTSPMAMRLWDAAQGQARTSDWAKEIKDLDAFAYLLKSAGINVNQRLHYENKPLITVVADNAYDYLVSVGADPMGRDINGNTRLMNCLAGSDYSSCSFAHMITLAGKEDLKAHNVYGDTALSVFCQKAGALQRRPGAAQQPEALFQALLKGSDVNAKAYGGETALHACMAQRNHSYAEALVAAGADLNAADVDGTTPVAAAFFNGYNLAAGGHRVSWSDNVIRFAASYQGKSDFTFDTPLAGFGKSIRQLVLENGDTASAMLIDSLVGTAKG, from the coding sequence ATGAAAAAGCGTTTCGTTCTCTGTGCCCTGGCGTCTGCCTTGGCAGGCTGCAACTCTGAATACAACTTCGACGAAGTCACCAGTTACACCGGTAACGTCGGTTCGCCGCATGCGCTGTACCTGGAGCGCAAATCGGGCGAGCGGCTCAATGGCACCGTGGTGCACAAGGTGGGTGACCGGGTACTGCAGTCGTTCAAGGTAGAAGACGGCAAAGTGGTCGGGGAATGGAAGGAGTTCGACCAGGACGGCAAGCTGCTGGTAGAAGGCCAGTTGCAGGACGGTGCGTTCGTCGGCCCCAAGAAAACCTGGTGCAAAGGTGAGTTCGCTGACCACCTGGAAACCGTCCTCACCCTCGAAGGCGGGCGCCGTAGCGAACAAAGCTACGATTGCGCCACCGGCCTGCAGGTCGGTGACAGCACGCAGATCCCGACCGTTGATTTTCGCAAGGGCGCCATCCGTGTCGGCACCCAGCGCGAGTGGCGGGTGGTTAATGGCGAGCAGAAACTCACCCTGCTGGAGACCTTCGCCAGCGATGGCTCCGGCAAGCTCGATGGCCTGGTGGAGCACTATGACTACCAGGGCGTCCTGAAAGACCGCGCGACCTACAAGGCTGGCGAGCTCGATGGCGTGCGCGAGACCTGGACGTCGTTCACCGATGGCACTTCGGTGCCGGCCACAAAGGTGACCTACAGCGCGGGCAAGAAGAACGGCCTGTATGAGGTGTATTTCGTTCGTGGCTGGCCTGCCGGCACGGTGTCCGAGAAGGGCAGCTACAAAGACGACGAGCAGGCAGGCGTGTGGGTCAACTATCAGCCTGGGTCGGCCCAGGTGCGGGATCTCGACAGCCCGCCAGACACCTCGCCTATGGCCATGCGCCTGTGGGATGCCGCGCAGGGCCAGGCACGCACTTCGGACTGGGCGAAAGAAATCAAGGACCTGGACGCCTTTGCCTACCTGCTCAAAAGCGCCGGCATCAATGTCAATCAACGTCTGCATTATGAGAACAAGCCGCTGATCACCGTGGTCGCCGATAATGCCTATGACTACCTGGTCTCGGTAGGCGCCGACCCGATGGGGCGCGATATCAACGGCAACACGCGCCTGATGAACTGCCTGGCGGGCAGCGACTACAGCTCTTGCAGCTTCGCCCACATGATTACCCTGGCGGGCAAGGAAGACCTCAAGGCGCACAACGTCTATGGCGACACCGCCCTGTCGGTGTTCTGTCAGAAAGCCGGTGCCCTGCAACGTCGCCCTGGCGCCGCTCAACAGCCTGAAGCGCTGTTCCAGGCACTGCTCAAGGGCAGTGACGTGAATGCCAAGGCCTACGGTGGCGAAACCGCCCTGCATGCCTGCATGGCCCAGCGTAACCACAGCTATGCCGAGGCGTTGGTAGCGGCTGGCGCTGACCTGAATGCTGCCGATGTCGATGGCACCACGCCGGTGGCCGCAGCCTTCTTCAATGGCTACAACCTGGCGGCAGGCGGGCACCGCGTCAGCTGGTCCGACAACGTGATCCGCTTCGCGGCCAGCTACCAGGGCAAGTCCGACTTCACCTTCGACACGCCGCTGGCAGGCTTCGGCAAGTCCATCCGCCAACTGGTGCTGGAAAACGGCGATACCGCCTCGGCCATGTTGATCGATTCCCTGGTGGGCACCGCCAAGGGTTGA
- a CDS encoding type II toxin-antitoxin system HipA family toxin, with product MTAMLRVATPGGESGTVFSSAGDYLFRYREDAAAHAAISLLMPLRLEEYRHRELHPIFQMNLPEGYVLEQLRNRLAKVVNVDPMLLLALSGSSSPIGRVAVSSPEVDALLRRQQFPGERLEEILTWDGAEDIFAGLVDRYILRAGISGVQPKVLVPEEHSGTPQRFTSKTSDLIIKSGRDEFPGLAINEFLCMSVAKEVGIPVPEFYLSDNTKLFVMRRFDRDAQLNPIGFEDMAALMGLAAEQKYSKSYAAIAKAIRLFCPSEQVQGSLAQLFAMVSLSCIIGNGDAHLKNFGLLYSDPTQRDARLAPAYDIVNTTAYIPEDVLALDLGGNKSLFASRQGLMDFAATCDVARPKEVIREQLQVLEHVLARSPELCEQAPHVVSAIRQSAGPFISTFG from the coding sequence ATGACGGCCATGCTGCGGGTTGCAACACCAGGAGGGGAGAGCGGGACAGTCTTCAGTTCCGCTGGCGACTACCTGTTTCGTTACCGTGAAGACGCTGCGGCTCATGCTGCGATCAGTCTTCTGATGCCGTTGCGCCTGGAGGAATACCGTCACCGAGAACTGCACCCGATCTTCCAGATGAATTTGCCTGAGGGCTATGTTCTGGAGCAATTGCGTAACCGTCTGGCCAAGGTCGTGAATGTTGATCCGATGCTGCTGTTGGCGCTCTCGGGTAGTAGCTCGCCAATCGGGCGGGTAGCAGTGAGTTCACCTGAGGTGGATGCGCTCTTGCGTCGCCAGCAGTTCCCTGGCGAGCGACTGGAGGAAATCCTGACTTGGGATGGTGCAGAAGACATATTTGCTGGTCTCGTGGACCGCTACATCCTACGCGCTGGAATTTCGGGCGTGCAGCCCAAGGTTTTGGTGCCAGAGGAGCACAGCGGTACGCCGCAGCGATTCACCTCAAAAACATCTGATCTGATTATCAAAAGCGGGCGGGACGAGTTCCCGGGGCTGGCAATCAACGAGTTTCTCTGCATGTCCGTTGCCAAGGAGGTGGGGATCCCGGTGCCGGAGTTCTATCTGTCTGATAACACCAAGCTGTTCGTCATGCGCCGCTTTGATCGAGATGCGCAACTCAATCCAATTGGTTTCGAGGACATGGCTGCACTGATGGGGCTTGCTGCGGAGCAGAAGTACAGTAAGAGCTACGCGGCGATCGCCAAGGCTATTCGTCTGTTCTGTCCGTCTGAGCAGGTGCAAGGTTCACTGGCGCAATTGTTTGCCATGGTGAGCCTGAGCTGCATCATTGGCAATGGCGATGCCCACCTGAAGAATTTCGGTTTGCTGTATTCCGACCCCACCCAGCGTGACGCGAGGCTCGCACCAGCGTACGACATCGTCAATACCACGGCGTATATCCCAGAGGATGTACTGGCCCTGGACCTGGGCGGCAACAAGTCGTTGTTCGCTTCACGGCAAGGGTTGATGGACTTTGCTGCCACCTGTGATGTGGCTCGGCCAAAGGAAGTCATTCGCGAACAATTGCAGGTGCTGGAGCATGTTCTGGCTCGCTCTCCTGAACTCTGTGAGCAAGCACCCCATGTGGTGAGCGCAATTCGACAGTCTGCAGGGCCGTTTATCAGTACCTTTGGTTAG
- a CDS encoding helix-turn-helix transcriptional regulator: MKRTHRMEQTRWDLALRYRLIETVVWWEGRLTTNHLMQSFGISRQQASKDINTYINDYASKNLVYDKQIKGYVPTRQFKPLFIDDSASAYLDLLNQNNERAPHIEGLALAYAHTEVLKVPDRSVKPEVLRPLLKACREKRRLDIEYVSFSSPDPEGRTIAPHTLVYTGMRWHVRAYCEKNRTYRDFVLSRFRGVPELHEGETDNGIDQDLEWNTPVDVIFKPDERLTQAQRAIIEVDFGMTGGQLLVRSSQALVKYVVKRFQVNPNVHDARPEAQQLVLANRAELKPWLNLD; encoded by the coding sequence ATGAAACGCACGCATCGCATGGAGCAAACCCGTTGGGACCTGGCCCTGCGCTACCGCCTGATCGAGACGGTGGTGTGGTGGGAAGGCCGCCTGACCACCAATCACCTGATGCAGAGCTTCGGCATCAGCCGTCAGCAGGCGTCGAAGGACATCAACACCTACATCAACGACTACGCGTCGAAAAACCTGGTGTACGACAAGCAGATCAAAGGCTACGTACCGACGCGGCAGTTCAAGCCGTTGTTCATTGATGACAGTGCCAGCGCCTACCTGGACTTGCTCAACCAGAACAACGAGCGCGCACCACACATCGAAGGCCTGGCCCTGGCCTACGCCCACACCGAGGTGCTCAAAGTCCCGGACCGCTCGGTAAAGCCTGAGGTGCTGCGGCCGCTGCTCAAGGCCTGCCGCGAGAAGCGGCGCCTGGATATCGAGTATGTGTCGTTCTCAAGCCCTGACCCCGAAGGCCGCACCATCGCGCCGCACACCCTGGTGTACACCGGGATGCGCTGGCACGTGCGGGCGTACTGCGAAAAAAACCGCACCTACCGGGACTTTGTACTCAGCCGTTTTCGCGGCGTGCCAGAGCTGCACGAAGGTGAAACGGACAATGGCATCGACCAGGACCTTGAGTGGAACACGCCGGTCGATGTGATCTTCAAGCCCGACGAGCGACTGACGCAGGCGCAGCGGGCAATCATCGAAGTGGACTTCGGCATGACCGGTGGCCAACTGTTGGTGCGCAGCTCCCAGGCCCTGGTGAAATATGTGGTGAAGCGCTTCCAGGTAAACCCTAACGTGCATGATGCAAGGCCTGAGGCGCAGCAGTTGGTGCTGGCGAACCGAGCCGAGCTGAAGCCGTGGTTGAATCTGGATTGA
- a CDS encoding DHA2 family efflux MFS transporter permease subunit codes for MSGEQKVPLRAWVAVFGGLLGCFMAGMNVHVTSAALPEIRGSLGASFEEGSWISTAYLVAEIVMIPLTAWLVEVFSMRRVMWTGSFIFLLASIACSWAPNLEAMITLRVIQGAAGAVLIPLSFQLIITELPASKMAMGMALFSLANSVAQAAGPSIGGWLTDAYSWRWIFYLQLFPGVALLLAIAWSIDAKPMQLSLLRRGDWLGITAMVVGLGGLQIVLEEGGRLDWFGSTFIVGISIIAGLALVAFVFTQLYGQRSFINLRLLGRYNFGVASIAMFIFGGATFGLVFLVPNYLSQLQGYSARDVGVALIAYGVVQLLLAPLMPRLMAWTSAKFMVASGFLIMAGGCWLGASLTIDSADNVIIPSTVVRGIGQPFIMVALSVLAVAGLEKREAGSASAVFSMLRNLGGAIGTAALTQIVATRERYHSERIHEHVTVFAPSVQERISQTVQSWLPAQQQALEGLAGTIRREAYLMAYSDAFYLACLALIGCAVAALVLRTKQPA; via the coding sequence ATGAGCGGTGAGCAAAAGGTACCGTTGCGCGCCTGGGTGGCCGTGTTCGGCGGCTTGCTCGGGTGTTTCATGGCCGGCATGAATGTGCACGTCACCAGCGCGGCGCTGCCCGAAATCCGCGGCTCGTTGGGCGCCAGTTTCGAGGAAGGCTCGTGGATCTCCACTGCGTACCTGGTGGCGGAAATCGTCATGATCCCGCTGACGGCCTGGCTGGTCGAAGTGTTCTCCATGCGCCGGGTGATGTGGACGGGTTCGTTCATCTTCCTGCTCGCGTCGATTGCCTGCTCGTGGGCACCCAACCTTGAAGCGATGATCACCCTCAGGGTGATCCAGGGGGCGGCCGGCGCGGTGCTCATCCCGCTCTCGTTCCAGCTGATCATCACCGAACTGCCCGCCAGCAAGATGGCCATGGGCATGGCCCTGTTCAGCCTGGCCAACAGCGTGGCCCAGGCGGCCGGCCCGTCGATTGGCGGCTGGTTGACCGATGCCTACTCGTGGCGCTGGATTTTCTACCTGCAGCTGTTCCCCGGTGTCGCGCTGCTGCTGGCCATCGCCTGGTCGATCGATGCCAAACCCATGCAACTGAGCCTGTTGCGCCGTGGCGACTGGCTGGGCATAACAGCCATGGTCGTTGGCTTGGGCGGCCTGCAGATCGTGCTGGAAGAAGGCGGCCGGCTGGACTGGTTCGGTTCGACCTTCATCGTCGGCATATCGATCATCGCCGGCCTGGCGCTGGTGGCATTCGTGTTCACGCAGCTGTACGGCCAGCGCTCATTCATCAATTTGCGCCTGCTGGGGCGGTACAACTTCGGGGTCGCCAGCATTGCAATGTTCATCTTTGGCGGCGCCACCTTTGGCCTGGTGTTCCTGGTGCCCAACTATCTTTCTCAGTTGCAAGGCTATAGCGCCAGGGATGTGGGGGTGGCGCTGATCGCCTATGGCGTGGTGCAGCTGCTGCTGGCGCCGTTGATGCCACGGCTGATGGCCTGGACCAGCGCCAAGTTCATGGTGGCCAGCGGTTTTCTGATCATGGCCGGTGGCTGCTGGTTGGGCGCAAGCTTGACCATCGACAGCGCCGATAACGTCATCATCCCGTCTACGGTGGTACGGGGCATTGGCCAGCCGTTCATCATGGTCGCGCTGTCGGTGCTGGCGGTGGCGGGGCTGGAAAAGCGCGAAGCCGGCTCGGCCTCGGCGGTGTTTTCCATGTTGCGCAACCTTGGGGGCGCCATAGGCACCGCCGCGTTGACGCAGATCGTGGCAACGCGCGAGCGCTATCACAGCGAGCGCATTCACGAACATGTCACGGTGTTCGCACCCAGTGTGCAGGAGCGCATCAGCCAGACCGTGCAGAGTTGGCTGCCGGCCCAGCAGCAAGCGCTGGAGGGGCTGGCGGGGACCATTCGACGCGAAGCCTACCTGATGGCTTACAGCGATGCGTTCTACCTGGCGTGCCTGGCGTTGATAGGCTGCGCGGTGGCGGCGCTGGTGTTGCGGACCAAGCAACCGGCTTAA
- a CDS encoding efflux transporter outer membrane subunit, with protein MPIRSLRCPARRAAAIGVFAVLSACTGQATNALPPTAFQATPVLHLPADVSGQALPARWWELYHDPQLNAWVQQALEHNQDLAQAEATVLAMLAGIGEFDAQRWPSTSIGMGASYGKSADDQTLAEATDSHAPSQWAFNPSIELAYQVDVWGQVRAAIERARVQAEASRDALDLVQLHVVSQTTRAYIDQCVYGARIEAAKQSLSTLARSVQLSDRQRQAGVATELDGVRLQGLREQVRAQLPMLEARRQMALYELSMLSGQEPAALAGNTDACQRIPSLAAPLPAGDAWRLLERRPDVRKAERELQAAALQVDIVKADLYPKVSFGASLTSSDHHLTNLGGSRALMLAIGPLIRWEFPNIKANRARVSKAQALQQAQIAHYRGVALAALKDVRQALARFEGERQRAQALDAALAQGQRGFALAQSSYRAGTLDALALLDSERDLITVSARHVEAQGRLARAQVNLFRALGGRWQSSPAPSLVHRSHSETGSQR; from the coding sequence ATGCCAATACGATCCCTTCGCTGCCCTGCCAGACGGGCTGCCGCCATCGGCGTGTTCGCCGTACTGTCGGCGTGTACCGGGCAAGCCACAAACGCCCTCCCGCCAACCGCCTTCCAGGCAACCCCTGTGTTGCACCTGCCTGCCGACGTCAGCGGCCAGGCGCTACCCGCGCGCTGGTGGGAGCTGTATCACGACCCGCAGCTCAACGCCTGGGTGCAGCAGGCCCTGGAACACAACCAGGACCTGGCGCAGGCCGAAGCCACCGTCCTGGCCATGCTGGCCGGCATTGGCGAATTCGATGCCCAGCGCTGGCCGTCCACCTCCATTGGCATGGGCGCGAGCTATGGCAAGAGCGCCGATGACCAGACCTTGGCCGAGGCAACCGACAGCCATGCGCCGTCGCAATGGGCCTTCAACCCGTCCATCGAGTTGGCCTACCAGGTTGACGTGTGGGGCCAGGTGCGCGCCGCTATCGAACGGGCGCGGGTGCAGGCCGAGGCCAGCCGCGATGCCTTGGACCTGGTGCAGCTACACGTGGTCAGCCAGACCACCCGCGCCTACATCGACCAGTGCGTGTACGGCGCCCGCATCGAGGCGGCCAAGCAGTCCCTGAGCACCCTGGCGCGCAGCGTGCAGCTCAGTGACCGCCAGCGCCAGGCCGGGGTCGCCACCGAGCTCGACGGCGTGCGCCTGCAGGGGTTGCGCGAACAGGTGCGGGCGCAACTGCCGATGCTGGAGGCACGCCGGCAGATGGCACTGTACGAACTGAGCATGCTCAGTGGCCAGGAACCGGCGGCCCTGGCGGGCAACACCGACGCCTGCCAGCGCATCCCGAGCCTCGCCGCGCCGTTACCCGCTGGCGACGCCTGGCGCCTGCTCGAACGCCGCCCGGACGTGCGCAAGGCCGAGCGCGAACTGCAGGCTGCCGCCCTGCAAGTGGACATCGTCAAGGCCGACTTGTACCCGAAGGTCAGCTTCGGCGCCTCGCTGACTTCGTCGGACCACCACCTTACCAACCTGGGTGGCAGCCGCGCACTGATGCTTGCCATCGGCCCGTTGATTCGCTGGGAGTTTCCCAATATCAAGGCCAACCGCGCACGGGTGAGCAAGGCCCAGGCCTTGCAACAGGCGCAAATCGCCCATTACCGCGGGGTGGCGTTGGCGGCACTCAAGGATGTGCGCCAGGCCCTGGCCCGCTTCGAGGGTGAGCGCCAACGGGCCCAGGCCCTGGACGCGGCCTTGGCGCAAGGCCAGCGCGGCTTTGCCCTGGCGCAGAGCAGCTACCGCGCGGGCACCCTCGATGCACTCGCGCTGCTCGACAGCGAGCGCGACCTGATCACGGTCAGCGCCCGCCATGTCGAGGCCCAAGGCCGTCTGGCACGTGCCCAGGTCAACTTGTTCCGCGCCCTGGGCGGGCGCTGGCAATCGTCACCGGCACCCAGCCTGGTGCACCGTTCCCACTCTGAAACTGGAAGCCAACGATGA
- the adhP gene encoding alcohol dehydrogenase AdhP: protein MKAAVVAKGRRVDVVEKTLRPLAHGEALLKMQCCGVCHTDLHVKNGDFGDKTGVILGHEGIGVVVEVGPGVTSLKPGDRASVAWFFQGCGHCEYCNSGNETLCREVKNSGYTVDGGMAEACIVVADYAVKVPDGLDSAAASSITCAGVTTYKAVKSSNIRPGQWLAIYGLGGLGNLALQYAKNVFNARVIAIDVNDAQLAFAREMGADLVVNPRDEDAAKVIQAKTGGAHAAVVTAVAKSAFNSAVDALRAGGRLVAVGLPPEAMSLDIPRLVLDGIEVVGSLVGTRQDLHEAFEFAAQGKVVPKVTLRPIEDINDIFEEMQEGTIKGRMVIHFAD, encoded by the coding sequence ATGAAAGCTGCTGTTGTTGCCAAAGGGCGTCGCGTGGATGTGGTGGAAAAAACACTGCGGCCACTGGCGCACGGGGAAGCGTTGCTGAAGATGCAGTGCTGTGGCGTTTGCCATACGGACCTGCACGTCAAAAATGGCGATTTCGGCGACAAGACAGGTGTGATTCTGGGCCACGAAGGGATTGGCGTGGTCGTGGAAGTGGGGCCGGGTGTCACCTCGCTCAAGCCTGGGGACCGGGCTAGCGTGGCGTGGTTCTTCCAGGGCTGCGGGCACTGCGAATACTGCAACAGCGGCAACGAGACGCTGTGCCGTGAGGTGAAGAACTCAGGCTATACGGTTGACGGTGGCATGGCCGAGGCGTGCATCGTGGTGGCGGACTATGCGGTAAAAGTGCCGGATGGGCTCGACTCGGCAGCGGCCAGCAGCATCACCTGCGCCGGTGTGACCACCTACAAGGCGGTGAAGTCGTCGAATATTCGCCCTGGGCAATGGTTGGCGATCTACGGCCTGGGCGGCCTGGGCAACCTTGCCCTGCAGTACGCCAAGAACGTCTTCAACGCCCGGGTCATCGCCATCGACGTGAACGATGCACAACTGGCCTTCGCCCGCGAAATGGGCGCCGACCTGGTGGTCAACCCGCGCGATGAAGACGCTGCGAAAGTCATCCAGGCCAAGACGGGCGGCGCCCATGCGGCCGTGGTCACAGCGGTGGCAAAAAGCGCCTTCAACTCGGCGGTCGATGCACTGCGTGCTGGCGGGCGCCTGGTGGCTGTGGGGCTGCCGCCAGAAGCCATGAGCCTGGATATTCCGCGCCTGGTGCTCGACGGCATCGAGGTGGTGGGTTCGCTGGTCGGTACTCGCCAGGATTTGCACGAAGCCTTTGAGTTCGCCGCGCAAGGCAAGGTGGTGCCGAAGGTGACCCTGCGCCCGATCGAAGACATCAATGACATCTTCGAGGAAATGCAAGAGGGCACGATCAAAGGCCGCATGGTGATCCATTTCGCCGATTGA
- a CDS encoding GIY-YIG nuclease family protein, whose protein sequence is MNQPYEHRTLSPLANLIVDRAIENTNRKLVAGFRNKKNSQPNAKSADLRQTGKDTLAATSAQSAMQVANRGVAWKEILFKSLSAGIGSLATLQFDGALSVSANDPSSLNELPDKPGVYVVYDANGNLAYIGDSTNMRQRWQDGHMNEYRGRAKSENRKPYKLADQLEAGCTVKFVAMDSAETAAALEAFLIKNEKPPVNRKEELKEEQGIRSNIEAKKMKDSMGSAGEVALGAGKEALKNSGWQVFEQLTAAAIIAIKDELVDLFMGGTTRLKARVERFLKKIWAVVERIVAAPLKLLNGVVEFIVNALSKAVRQVYNLSRNLFDLAQGAWQLYKGAQTLPREELIQKIVETVVVSGTLIFWDGIEPIIEAQLLPLVGVAAPYLSCVIAAIGFGLCSYHLQKVVPPIVAFLVDFKTGWHEALEAKRAAALQLIQVQENEWLMAEGLMEYAQSVDTLAREASAHRERLAQHRAVRAIDYSALLQSNKNRITQES, encoded by the coding sequence ATGAACCAGCCATACGAACACAGGACGCTGTCGCCGCTCGCCAACCTGATTGTCGACCGAGCGATCGAGAACACCAACCGCAAGCTCGTGGCCGGTTTTCGCAACAAAAAGAATTCCCAGCCCAATGCCAAGTCAGCGGATCTGCGCCAAACAGGTAAGGACACACTCGCCGCGACCTCCGCGCAAAGCGCCATGCAGGTTGCCAACCGGGGTGTTGCCTGGAAGGAAATCCTTTTCAAGAGCCTGTCGGCCGGTATCGGCTCGCTGGCCACGCTGCAATTTGACGGTGCGCTGTCGGTAAGCGCCAACGACCCTTCCAGCCTGAACGAGCTGCCCGACAAGCCCGGCGTGTACGTGGTGTACGACGCAAACGGCAACCTGGCCTACATCGGTGACAGCACCAACATGCGTCAACGCTGGCAGGACGGGCACATGAACGAGTACCGCGGCCGGGCCAAGAGCGAAAACCGCAAGCCTTACAAGCTGGCAGACCAGCTTGAGGCCGGGTGCACCGTCAAGTTCGTGGCCATGGACTCGGCAGAAACCGCTGCGGCGCTTGAAGCTTTTCTGATCAAGAACGAGAAGCCTCCGGTCAACCGCAAGGAAGAGCTGAAGGAAGAGCAGGGCATCCGCAGCAACATCGAAGCGAAGAAAATGAAGGACTCGATGGGCAGTGCCGGCGAGGTGGCCCTGGGTGCGGGCAAGGAGGCCCTGAAGAACTCGGGGTGGCAGGTCTTCGAGCAACTGACCGCCGCCGCGATCATCGCCATCAAGGATGAACTGGTCGACCTGTTCATGGGCGGCACTACGCGCCTCAAAGCGCGTGTCGAGCGCTTTCTGAAGAAGATCTGGGCCGTGGTGGAGCGCATTGTCGCAGCGCCCCTGAAGCTGCTCAACGGTGTGGTCGAGTTCATCGTCAACGCACTGTCCAAGGCTGTGCGCCAGGTCTACAACCTGAGCCGCAACTTGTTCGACCTTGCCCAGGGCGCCTGGCAGCTCTACAAGGGTGCCCAGACCCTGCCGAGGGAAGAACTCATCCAGAAAATCGTCGAGACCGTCGTGGTCAGCGGCACGCTGATTTTCTGGGATGGCATCGAGCCGATCATCGAGGCGCAACTGCTGCCCTTGGTCGGCGTGGCCGCGCCGTACCTGTCTTGCGTGATTGCGGCCATCGGTTTCGGGCTGTGCAGTTACCACCTGCAAAAAGTCGTGCCGCCCATCGTCGCCTTCCTGGTGGATTTCAAGACCGGCTGGCACGAGGCGCTGGAGGCCAAGCGCGCGGCAGCGTTGCAGTTGATCCAGGTGCAAGAGAACGAGTGGCTGATGGCCGAAGGGCTGATGGAATACGCGCAGTCGGTGGACACCCTGGCCCGTGAGGCCAGTGCCCACCGCGAACGCCTGGCGCAACATCGGGCAGTGCGGGCGATCGACTACTCGGCGCTGCTGCAATCGAACAAAAACCGCATTACCCAGGAGTCCTGA
- a CDS encoding HlyD family secretion protein produces the protein MNVAVAKNALADDQPQAAITAPRPTRRRLALYAGGGLTLLAALAFGGYWFTTGRYLETTDDAYVRADWVALSARVAGYVAKVEVEDDQTVKAGDVLVRLQNRDYHARLDQATAGVAEAQAALAAAQARQQVAAERINQQQQAIVQAESAVHSASAERQRSELDMQRYRGLVRDDAATVQRLEAAHASAVQAGAALQGAQARLHQQRSQLAMAKAQALAADAEIKQRTAGLTRAQARQALADQDTQDTVLRAPIDGVVGQRRVRAGQYVVPGQPLLAVVPLQQTYVVANYKETQLAHMRPGQPVQVRVDSFSSRSLQGHVASFSPASGNVFALLPSDNATGNFTKIVQRFPVRIVLDRPTDGLQILPGMSVVTTVDTRTVEPADER, from the coding sequence ATGAATGTTGCCGTTGCAAAAAACGCGCTGGCGGATGACCAGCCCCAAGCGGCTATCACTGCCCCAAGGCCCACCCGTCGCCGCCTGGCGTTGTACGCCGGTGGCGGCCTGACGCTGCTGGCAGCGTTGGCATTCGGCGGGTACTGGTTTACTACCGGGCGCTACTTGGAAACCACCGATGACGCCTACGTACGCGCCGACTGGGTGGCCCTGAGCGCACGCGTGGCCGGCTATGTGGCCAAGGTTGAAGTGGAGGACGACCAAACCGTCAAGGCCGGCGATGTGCTGGTACGCCTGCAGAACCGCGACTACCACGCCCGCCTTGACCAAGCCACTGCCGGCGTCGCCGAAGCGCAGGCCGCGCTGGCAGCCGCCCAGGCCCGCCAGCAAGTGGCTGCTGAACGCATCAACCAGCAACAGCAAGCCATCGTCCAGGCTGAATCGGCCGTGCACAGTGCCAGCGCCGAGCGCCAGCGCAGCGAGCTGGACATGCAGCGCTACCGGGGCCTGGTGCGCGATGACGCAGCCACCGTGCAGCGCCTGGAAGCCGCCCATGCCAGCGCCGTGCAAGCCGGGGCCGCGCTGCAAGGCGCGCAGGCGCGTTTACATCAGCAGCGCTCCCAGCTGGCGATGGCCAAGGCACAGGCGCTGGCGGCCGATGCCGAGATCAAGCAACGGACGGCCGGCCTGACCCGTGCCCAGGCCCGCCAGGCGCTGGCTGATCAAGACACCCAGGACACCGTCCTGCGCGCGCCCATCGACGGTGTGGTCGGCCAACGCCGCGTGCGTGCTGGGCAGTACGTGGTACCCGGCCAGCCGCTGCTGGCGGTGGTGCCGTTGCAGCAGACCTACGTGGTCGCCAACTACAAGGAAACCCAGCTGGCCCACATGCGCCCGGGGCAACCCGTGCAGGTCCGTGTCGACAGCTTCTCCAGCCGGTCTCTGCAAGGTCACGTGGCGAGCTTCTCGCCAGCGTCCGGCAACGTCTTCGCGCTGCTGCCATCGGACAACGCCACCGGCAACTTCACCAAGATCGTCCAGCGCTTTCCTGTACGCATCGTGCTCGACCGACCAACAGACGGCCTGCAGATACTGCCCGGTATGTCGGTGGTGACCACCGTCGACACCCGCACCGTGGAGCCTGCCGATGAGCGGTGA